The Candidatus Binatia bacterium genome has a window encoding:
- a CDS encoding DNA starvation/stationary phase protection protein — MRVNIGLTEQQREAVCAILRALLADEFVLYTKARNYHWNVVGPQFHDLHKLFEEQYEALDDIVDEVAERIRSLGGVAPGTLEEFRQAARLREEPGKVPSAREMVRNLAEDHEAIVRQLRQDIAATQDQHHDVGTADFLTGLMERHEKYAWMLRATATES, encoded by the coding sequence ATGCGAGTGAACATTGGCTTGACCGAGCAACAAAGAGAGGCCGTTTGTGCGATTCTGCGGGCGCTCTTGGCCGACGAGTTCGTTTTGTACACCAAAGCCCGCAACTACCACTGGAATGTCGTGGGGCCGCAGTTCCACGACCTGCACAAGCTGTTCGAGGAGCAGTACGAAGCCCTCGATGACATCGTGGACGAGGTCGCCGAGCGCATCCGCTCGCTGGGAGGCGTGGCCCCCGGAACATTGGAGGAATTTCGCCAAGCCGCACGCCTGCGCGAAGAGCCGGGTAAGGTGCCCTCGGCCCGCGAGATGGTGCGCAACCTCGCAGAGGATCATGAAGCGATCGTGCGCCAGTTGCGACAGGACATCGCGGCCACGCAAGACCAGCATCACGACGTCGGAACGGCGGACTTCCTGACCGGCTTGATGGAGCGGCACGAAAAGTACGCTTGGATGCTGCGCGCGACCGCTACCGAAAGCTGA
- a CDS encoding UDP-N-acetyl glucosamine 2-epimerase, producing the protein MSRSGHHTTRRDRVLLVFGTRPEAIKLAPVIEALRGRVDVRVCVTAQHRTMLDQVLSVFRIRPDIDLGLMKPDQDLYELTAAVVVALRSVMEAERPRLVIVQGDTTTTFAASLAAFYAQVEVAHVEAGLRTYDKRRPFPEEINRRLTSVIADWHFAPTAWAEANLLHEGILSERIFVTGNTGVDALMGVVRRLGTGELDAGLPDRVKQTLAGRKVVLVTGHRRESFGAGFERICRALRELVEREPEVVVVYPVHLNPRVREPVFRWLGNHTQILLLEPLEYVPFVALMQRADIILTDSGGIQEEAPSLKRPVLVMRERTERPEGVEAGVARLVGTDPQRIVGAVRELLHDPSAYEAMTARQNPYGDGCAARRIASIVEQIVSGTSTPSLKE; encoded by the coding sequence ATGAGCCGCAGCGGACATCACACAACTCGGAGGGATCGGGTCTTGCTCGTGTTTGGCACGCGCCCCGAAGCGATCAAGTTGGCGCCGGTCATCGAGGCATTGCGCGGGCGTGTGGATGTGCGCGTGTGCGTGACGGCCCAGCACCGGACTATGCTGGACCAAGTGTTGTCCGTTTTCCGGATCCGCCCGGACATTGATTTGGGTCTCATGAAGCCGGATCAAGATCTCTACGAACTCACGGCCGCAGTGGTCGTCGCACTACGGAGTGTGATGGAAGCCGAGCGACCGCGTTTGGTGATTGTTCAGGGGGATACGACAACGACCTTCGCCGCGTCGCTGGCAGCCTTTTACGCGCAGGTGGAGGTGGCGCATGTCGAGGCGGGGTTGCGCACCTACGACAAGCGCCGGCCATTCCCCGAAGAGATCAATCGGCGGCTGACATCGGTCATTGCGGATTGGCATTTTGCACCGACCGCATGGGCCGAGGCGAATCTCTTGCACGAAGGTATTTTGTCGGAGAGGATTTTTGTCACCGGCAACACTGGCGTGGATGCGCTCATGGGCGTGGTGCGGCGCCTGGGCACGGGCGAGCTCGACGCGGGCTTGCCGGATCGAGTGAAACAGACATTGGCGGGGCGAAAAGTCGTGCTCGTCACCGGGCACCGGCGCGAGAGCTTTGGTGCAGGGTTCGAGCGGATTTGCCGTGCGCTGCGAGAGCTCGTGGAACGAGAGCCCGAAGTTGTGGTCGTGTACCCAGTGCACCTCAATCCAAGGGTTCGAGAGCCCGTTTTTCGCTGGCTCGGAAACCACACGCAAATTCTGTTGCTGGAGCCACTCGAATACGTCCCGTTTGTCGCCCTCATGCAGCGGGCCGACATCATTCTCACGGACTCCGGTGGGATCCAGGAAGAAGCACCATCATTGAAGAGGCCGGTTCTCGTCATGCGGGAGCGGACCGAACGGCCGGAAGGAGTGGAGGCCGGCGTGGCGCGCCTGGTCGGTACGGATCCGCAACGAATTGTCGGCGCGGTGCGAGAGCTCTTGCACGACCCGAGCGCCTACGAAGCCATGACCGCGCGTCAAAACCCCTACGGCGACGGGTGCGCCGCCCGGCGCATCGCCTCGATTGTGGAGCAAATCGTGAGCGGGACCTCCACTCCCAGCCTCAAGGAGTAG
- a CDS encoding hypothetical protein (possible pseudo, frameshifted) gives MRDEQAVEHLVGTALARFGSLDILINNAAVGFVRTIAEGKVEEWRAMLETNVLGTLLACRAALRYMLPRGRGDIVNVTSAAAYEAWPYLSVYAATKAAVHALSQGLRAEVADQGVRVMTVEVHNIAGTDFASRFDPSVAREAISTWERRGLLRRSSGMLQPADVARVIVFQLSQPDPASIHHLTLRARAN, from the coding sequence ATGCGCGACGAGCAGGCCGTCGAACACCTCGTCGGTACGGCGCTCGCTCGCTTCGGCTCCCTCGACATCTTGATTAACAACGCCGCCGTGGGCTTCGTGCGCACCATAGCCGAGGGCAAAGTGGAAGAATGGCGGGCCATGTTGGAGACCAACGTGCTCGGCACTTTGCTCGCTTGCCGGGCAGCGTTGCGATACATGCTGCCGCGCGGCCGCGGGGACATCGTCAACGTGACTTCCGCTGCGGCTTACGAGGCCTGGCCGTACTTGAGCGTATACGCAGCCACGAAGGCCGCGGTGCATGCGCTGTCGCAAGGGTTGCGTGCGGAAGTTGCCGACCAAGGCGTTCGCGTAATGACTGTCGAGGTTCACAATATTGCGGGAACCGATTTTGCGTCGCGCTTCGACCCGAGCGTGGCCCGAGAGGCCATTTCGACATGGGAACGCCGCGGCCTCTTGCGTCGCTCGAGCGGCATGCTCCAGCCGGCAGATGTCGCCCGGGTCATCGTCTTCCAACTGAGTCAGCCAGACCCGGCCAGCATCCATCATCTCACGTTGCGCGCGCGGGCGAACTAA
- the cysH gene encoding phosphoadenosine phosphosulfate reductase produces the protein MALDLQKIQVLAAQYADKDPREILKLALQEYPGQIAISFSGAEDVVLIDMASKLGGDFRVFSLDTGRLHPETYRFLEKVREHYGIRLEVFFPQPEAVEKLVREKGLFSFYKDGHKECCGIRKVEPLVRALKPLKAWITGQRRDQSPGTRADVPVVQLDPTFGSPERPLVKFNPLANWTSKQVWAYINEFRVPYNELHNRGFISIGCEPCTRPTNPGEHERAGRWWWEEETQKECGLHAGNVR, from the coding sequence ATGGCACTCGACTTACAAAAAATTCAGGTTCTCGCTGCGCAGTACGCGGACAAGGATCCGCGCGAAATTCTGAAACTTGCATTGCAGGAATACCCGGGCCAAATTGCTATTTCCTTCAGTGGCGCTGAAGACGTTGTCCTCATCGACATGGCCTCGAAGCTTGGGGGCGACTTTCGCGTGTTTTCGCTCGATACCGGGCGGCTCCATCCGGAGACGTATCGCTTTCTCGAGAAAGTCCGCGAACACTATGGCATCCGGCTAGAAGTATTTTTCCCGCAGCCGGAAGCAGTGGAGAAGCTCGTCCGAGAGAAGGGCCTATTTTCGTTTTATAAAGACGGCCACAAGGAGTGCTGCGGCATTCGGAAGGTGGAGCCCTTGGTTCGAGCGCTGAAGCCGCTCAAAGCGTGGATTACGGGACAGCGAAGGGACCAAAGCCCGGGTACGCGCGCAGATGTTCCGGTGGTGCAGCTCGACCCCACTTTCGGCTCGCCGGAGCGCCCGCTGGTCAAGTTCAATCCCTTAGCGAACTGGACCTCTAAGCAAGTGTGGGCCTACATCAACGAATTCCGCGTGCCGTACAACGAGCTGCATAACCGTGGCTTCATTTCCATCGGTTGCGAGCCATGCACGCGTCCGACCAACCCTGGCGAGCACGAGCGCGCTGGCCGTTGGTGGTGGGAAGAAGAAACGCAGAAAGAATGCGGGCTGCACGCGGGGAACGTGCGCTAA
- a CDS encoding riboflavin synthase subunit alpha, with product MFTGIIEEVGEVLENNKGRLRVGAEIVLSDAKLGDSIAVNGVDLTVAELGTGWFAADVMPETLRRSNLGELLPGHPVNLERSLRPTDRLSGHIVRGVVEGVARIESLAPEGEAIIARFETPPELLRYMVVKGPVAVDGASLTIIDKTASTFAVSLVQYTQAHTNLLRKGIGATVNIETDIVARYVEALLQPPEARLQTR from the coding sequence ATGTTCACGGGGATTATCGAGGAAGTCGGCGAGGTGTTGGAGAACAACAAGGGAAGGCTCCGAGTCGGCGCTGAGATTGTTCTATCCGACGCCAAGCTCGGGGATTCCATTGCCGTCAATGGTGTGGACCTGACGGTGGCGGAGCTGGGCACGGGTTGGTTTGCGGCGGACGTGATGCCCGAGACCTTGCGCAGATCCAATTTGGGCGAGCTCTTGCCGGGGCATCCCGTGAACTTAGAACGGTCGCTCCGTCCCACCGACCGCCTCAGCGGCCACATTGTGCGCGGGGTGGTGGAGGGTGTCGCACGCATCGAGTCGCTCGCGCCCGAGGGCGAGGCGATCATTGCGCGCTTCGAGACGCCGCCCGAACTCTTGCGCTACATGGTGGTGAAGGGACCCGTGGCCGTAGATGGTGCGAGCCTAACCATTATTGATAAAACAGCGTCCACCTTTGCCGTTTCGCTCGTCCAATACACTCAGGCCCACACCAATCTCTTGCGCAAGGGTATAGGCGCGACGGTGAACATCGAAACCGATATCGTTGCCCGTTACGTCGAGGCGCTACTGCAACCGCCCGAAGCCAGGCTGCAGACTCGGTAA
- the cysC gene encoding adenylyl-sulfate kinase has protein sequence MAETKSKHIVWHPGVVTKEDREAIVGHKACTIWLTGLPASGKSTIAVALEKALWDRGVHAFVLDGDNIRHGLNRDLGFSPKDREENIRRIGEVAKLFTTAGVINITAFISPYRADRDRVRALMKPGEFIEVYVSCPVEVCEQRDPKGHYKKARAGEIAEFTGVSAPYEPPLLPEIVLETDKYSEEECVQQLLRYLEEHGYIPPAANM, from the coding sequence ATGGCCGAAACCAAGTCGAAGCACATCGTTTGGCACCCGGGCGTCGTAACCAAAGAAGACCGCGAAGCCATCGTGGGCCACAAGGCTTGCACGATTTGGCTGACTGGTTTGCCTGCCTCCGGAAAATCCACAATTGCCGTCGCACTGGAAAAGGCGTTGTGGGACCGCGGCGTCCACGCATTTGTCCTCGATGGCGACAACATCCGCCACGGCTTGAACCGCGACCTCGGCTTTTCTCCCAAAGACCGGGAAGAAAACATCCGACGTATCGGAGAGGTGGCCAAGCTCTTTACCACGGCCGGAGTGATCAACATCACAGCTTTTATCTCGCCCTATCGTGCCGACCGGGACCGCGTACGGGCCCTGATGAAGCCCGGCGAGTTTATCGAAGTGTACGTGTCGTGCCCGGTGGAAGTTTGCGAGCAACGCGATCCGAAAGGACACTACAAGAAGGCACGTGCCGGCGAGATTGCCGAGTTTACCGGCGTCTCCGCGCCGTACGAACCACCGTTGCTTCCCGAAATTGTGCTCGAAACCGACAAATACTCCGAGGAAGAGTGCGTGCAGCAATTGCTCCGCTACCTCGAAGAGCATGGGTACATCCCCCCAGCCGCGAACATGTGA
- the pepF gene encoding oligoendopeptidase F, with protein MRDTNADLKSAAGIRWDLRDLYADPNDPRIEEDIRHARARAEEFRRRYQGRVADLEGADLRAAIAEMEAILELVGRWTSYADLLHAAQVDVPRHGALLAHTQEQASAVRQLLLFFELEWLALADETVQRRLADPVVAPYRHFLESLRRYRPHVLSEPEERILEEKANTGARAFARLFDETVSRLQFRVEHNGEIRHLNESEVLALLHEPDRSLRRAAAEALTRGLADNQVLLGFVFNVLAQDHAIDDRLRHYSDPMEARHLANEVDAATVEALLATCESHYPLAQRYYGLKRRLLGVDELFDYDRYAPVGATLPRVGWEECRAIVLEAYGAFSPQMRAIAELFFHRNWIDAEPRNGKRGGAFSASTVPSAHPYILLHFTGQLHDVMTTAHELGHGVHQYLARKQGYLQMDTPLTMAETASVFGEMLVFQSLRGKIQDRAQRLSLLCHKIEDTIATVFRQVALTRFEQRLHRARREQGELSCDTIGQLWFEENARLYGNTVSLTDSYRWWWSYIPHFVHSPFYCYAYAFGELLVLALFELYAQQGPAFVPRYIELLEAGGSKRPEELLRPFGIDIRKPEFWQLGMRPLDRLIAEAEELAASP; from the coding sequence ATGCGCGATACGAATGCAGATTTGAAGTCGGCCGCAGGAATCCGGTGGGACCTACGCGACTTGTACGCAGACCCGAATGATCCGCGGATCGAAGAAGATATTCGCCACGCCCGCGCCCGCGCGGAAGAATTTCGCCGTCGCTACCAGGGACGGGTGGCCGATCTGGAAGGTGCGGATTTGCGAGCCGCAATCGCAGAAATGGAAGCAATCCTCGAACTCGTCGGCCGCTGGACTTCCTATGCCGACTTGCTGCACGCCGCACAGGTGGACGTTCCCCGGCACGGTGCTTTGCTCGCCCATACGCAGGAGCAGGCCTCCGCTGTGCGGCAACTGCTTTTGTTTTTCGAGCTGGAGTGGCTCGCATTGGCGGACGAGACTGTGCAGCGGCGGTTGGCCGACCCAGTGGTCGCGCCCTACCGGCACTTTTTGGAAAGTTTGCGCCGGTATCGCCCGCACGTTCTGAGCGAGCCCGAAGAACGAATTCTCGAAGAGAAAGCCAACACCGGCGCGCGTGCGTTTGCACGCCTGTTCGACGAGACGGTGTCGCGCCTGCAGTTCCGGGTGGAGCACAATGGCGAAATTCGGCACTTGAACGAAAGCGAGGTGCTCGCACTCCTGCACGAGCCAGACCGTTCTTTGCGCCGTGCGGCTGCAGAGGCTTTGACGCGCGGCCTGGCGGACAACCAGGTGCTGCTGGGGTTTGTGTTTAACGTCCTCGCTCAGGATCACGCGATTGACGACCGCCTGCGCCATTACTCGGACCCGATGGAAGCCCGCCACCTCGCCAACGAGGTGGACGCAGCCACGGTGGAGGCGCTGTTGGCAACCTGCGAATCTCACTACCCCTTGGCGCAGCGGTACTACGGCCTCAAGCGCCGCCTGCTCGGGGTAGACGAGCTGTTCGACTACGACCGTTACGCGCCGGTGGGCGCAACGCTGCCACGCGTGGGTTGGGAAGAGTGTCGTGCGATTGTTCTCGAGGCGTACGGAGCTTTTTCTCCCCAGATGCGGGCAATTGCCGAGCTATTTTTTCACCGCAACTGGATTGACGCCGAGCCGCGCAACGGGAAGCGCGGTGGGGCGTTTAGCGCCAGCACAGTGCCCAGTGCGCACCCGTACATCCTGCTCCACTTTACCGGCCAACTCCACGACGTGATGACCACGGCCCACGAGTTGGGCCACGGCGTACATCAGTACCTGGCGCGCAAGCAAGGTTACTTGCAAATGGACACACCCCTCACCATGGCCGAAACCGCCAGCGTCTTCGGCGAAATGCTCGTGTTTCAATCCCTGCGAGGCAAAATCCAAGACCGCGCGCAACGGCTCAGTTTGCTCTGTCACAAAATCGAAGACACGATTGCCACGGTCTTTCGTCAGGTGGCCCTCACGCGCTTCGAGCAGCGCTTGCACCGGGCACGGCGGGAGCAAGGGGAACTCTCGTGCGACACGATCGGGCAACTGTGGTTCGAGGAAAATGCCCGCCTCTACGGCAATACCGTGAGCCTTACGGACTCGTATCGCTGGTGGTGGTCCTACATCCCGCACTTCGTGCATTCGCCGTTTTATTGCTACGCGTATGCCTTTGGCGAACTCCTCGTGCTCGCTCTGTTCGAATTGTACGCACAACAAGGCCCTGCGTTTGTCCCCCGGTACATCGAGCTTCTGGAGGCGGGCGGATCGAAACGCCCCGAGGAGCTCCTGCGTCCCTTTGGTATCGACATTCGTAAGCCCGAATTTTGGCAGCTTGGAATGCGCCCCCTCGATCGCTTGATTGCCGAAGCGGAAGAGCTGGCTGCGTCTCCGTGA
- the pvcD gene encoding paerucumarin biosynthesis protein PvcD, with product MVDVCVAWAGSGRKCRGGHFGRVGSLIIVGLYVFGGSAALAKADPLARGRELYVLCSSCHGERGQGDQRRGAPVIGGMPEWYVAAQLRKFLAGERGYHPDDTTGLQMRPMAQAVYRDGDLQAVAAYVASLHPPTPARSHDAGDPARGQTLYATCAACHGVDGKGNEALKAPRLAGQAGWYLAEQLKKFRSGQRGAAAGDATGAQMRAMVNVLPDDQAIADVVAYISTLKP from the coding sequence ATGGTGGACGTGTGCGTTGCGTGGGCTGGATCCGGCCGGAAGTGCAGGGGAGGGCACTTCGGACGTGTGGGCTCTTTGATCATTGTCGGATTGTACGTCTTCGGAGGCTCTGCCGCGCTGGCCAAGGCCGACCCTTTGGCGCGCGGGCGCGAGCTCTATGTGCTGTGCAGCAGTTGCCATGGAGAGAGAGGGCAGGGGGACCAGCGCCGCGGTGCTCCAGTGATTGGCGGTATGCCCGAGTGGTACGTCGCAGCCCAGTTGCGCAAGTTTCTTGCAGGCGAGCGTGGCTACCACCCCGACGATACCACGGGGTTACAGATGCGCCCGATGGCACAAGCGGTATATCGGGATGGGGACTTGCAAGCGGTGGCCGCCTATGTGGCCTCGTTGCACCCTCCCACTCCTGCTCGCAGTCACGACGCCGGCGATCCGGCACGGGGCCAGACGTTGTACGCAACCTGTGCCGCTTGTCACGGTGTCGATGGTAAAGGCAACGAAGCCCTCAAAGCCCCTCGTTTGGCAGGGCAAGCGGGTTGGTACCTGGCAGAGCAACTGAAGAAGTTCCGCTCGGGGCAGCGGGGTGCGGCAGCCGGCGATGCCACCGGAGCGCAGATGCGCGCGATGGTCAACGTTTTGCCCGACGACCAAGCCATTGCCGACGTCGTGGCGTACATTTCCACTTTGAAACCCTGA